The Shewanella pealeana ATCC 700345 genome contains the following window.
ATATTGGTGGAGCTAGCACCGAGTTTATTATTGGCGATGGTACAAAGGTATTACTGAAGACCAGTTTACCTATGGGCTGTGTCACTTTTAATGAATCTTTTTTTAGTAATTTCCCATTCCAACAATTAGATTTTGATGACGCTAAAGCCAAGGTAAAAGCAGTACTTGGTGAGCAACTTTCAGAGCTTAAATCATTAGGTTGGCACTGTGTTGTTGGCGCATCGGGAAGTGTTCAGTCGGTAGTCGAACTCCTCAATCATCGTAACCTTTCAGCGGTTGTTACCTTAGATGTTTTACTGGATTTAAAGCAGGAAATTTTAGCGCAAAATAGTGTGTCTATGCAGGCTATCCCTGGTTTAAATCATGAAAGAGCTCCCACATTTACAGCTGGTATTTCAATTCTGCTGGCCCTGTTTGAATTACTTGAAATAGAAAAACTTCACCTTTCAGGTGGCGCATTACGTGAAGGGGTTTTACAAACCTTAGCCTGTAATATTTAGATCCATTTCTTGTTCTCACTATTTTTAGTTACCCTCCTCAGAAAATAAGTCGTACAACTTCGCTTCTTTATTCTAAATGTATTGGTATTTTACCCTTAGCTACAAGTTTGCTGTCCAACAGTGATAATCATTCTACGACTCTGTATTAGCCAAACTGTTTATAGAATACATTGCATGTGTTCAGTCTAAGCTGGAGCCTCACGCCCAAACCTAGTTAATCTTTTTGAAGTTTCTCCCACATATCAATATGGCTTGATTAAAACGAATTAAGTCTAAATCTAACAACAGAGTGAATAAGTCAGCTTGTTGAGTACTCATGTCGACTTAATAAGTGTAGAGAGTAGGTAGCCCCCCCCATTAGAGCCGATTGAATGTGATTTATTGGATAATGATCATTAATAAGTTTTACACGCTGCAATTGTTAATTTTGTTAACAATTCCGACAGCTTATTCTTGTGTTATCTAGGCTTTATGCTTTGTGAAACCCTAAAACCCCTTATTTGCCTGATGCTTTTTGAATAAAGTACATTGTATAAAGTATTCGTTTAATGTTACGATTTTGTTGCGCTTGGTTGTTTTGACAAGAAAATCACGAATAACACTTTTGGCTAGGCGCTACTCAGGAATGTTTAAGGGAGAATAAATTATGTCTGGAAGTAACGCATTAAAGCGATATAGACCTCAAAAGACTTTGGCGGCTCTAGCAGTCGGTTCGGTTCTATTTTTATCCGCACCTGCAGCGATGGCTGCCGATGGTTTAGGTGTGATGCAAGGTCATATTACTACTGAGTCTGGTTCGAACCTCAGTAATGCAAAAGTGATCATCAAGCATGAGTCAAAAGGAATTGTGAGAGAAACGACAACTGGTGCCAATGGTAGCTTCTCTCTCAAAGGGCTACCAATTGGTAAATATACCGTGTCCATTTCTAAAGATGGTTACTATAAAGTCAGCGAGCAGCACATTGCAGTTACTATAGGTAATGCATTGACTTTCGATGTTGCTCTCGATTTAGAAGATTCTGGTGTAGAGCGAATTGCAGTTAGTGGTGCAAGAATTAGCCGTGTAGATACCTCTAGTACTACAACGTCACAAGTTATCTCTATGAGTGAACTTAACCAATTACCAGTTGAGTTAGATTCAACTGCAATTGCCTTGCTAACCCCTGGCTCTGTAGCTGGTGATGATGGTTTTGGTGGCGTTGCTATTGGCGGCTCATCAGTTGCTGAAAACGGTTATTACCTAAACGGATTGAATATTACTGATTTGCGTAAAGGCATGGGAGACATCGATCTTCCTTGGGAAGCTATTGCACAAACTGAAGTACAAACGGGTGGTGTGTCTGCAGAATATGGCCGCTTTATCGGTGGTGTTGTAAGTTTAGTGTCTAAGTCGGGTGATAATGAGTGGAAGTTTGGGGCAAAAGCTGAAATTGCTCCGGATTCATTAGCTGAGCCGACGTTACGAATGAAAGATGACGGCACTATTGAAGAAGCTAAAGAAGGCTATTGGCAAGAAACTGAATATAATATTTGGGCTTCAGGAGCATTGATTGAAGACAAACTATTCTTCTATGGCTTGTGGAATCCATTTGAAGAAGATGTCACTGCATATGATGAGAATCAGATAAGTGATAAAGAGTGGAAAACTAACCGTTGGTTCACCAAAGTGGATTGGTTTATCCACGAAGATCATTCTATCGGTGTAATGGCCTTTAGTAATGAAGGTGATTATGAAAAGACAGAATTCCAACGAGCAGATGATGGTGGCCGTGGTGATGAAATTGGTCTAACGGAAACAACCTATGGCGGAATTGGTTGGAACGCTCTATATACAGGTTATCTAACAGACGATATCACTTTATCTGCAATGTATGGTGAGATCACTCAATCTACTAAAGATAACTCAGGTACGTTAGATCAATCTACCTACTGGGATCTTCGTTCTGGAACTTGGGAGCGTTTAGGTGATTGGGTCGGCTATGGCTCTTCAGAAACAGAAGACAAGCGAATTACTTACCGTATCGATTTAGACTGGGTAATTGGCGATCATACATTACGAGCTGGCTATGACTATGAGCGTCTAGAAATTGCTGATATTTATACACCTCATGGTGAGGGCTGGTATGAGTATTTTGCTGCGGGCGCAGATAATGCCTACGGTCTGGCAGAAGGTACTGAATATGCGGATTTACGTATTTGGGGCAAAAATAGTGAGACTGAAAACGTTCATACTGCATTATATGTCTCAGATACTTGGGCTGTGACAGATACTGTAACTATTAATGCAGGTGTTCGATATAGCGAGTTTAGCAACACAACGGGCTCTGGTGACAAGTATGTCGATCTTGACGGTCAGTTCGCACCTCGCTTAGGTGCAACATGGGATGTATTAGGTGATGGGGCTAGTAAACTATATGCTTCTTATGGTCGTTATTTCCAGCCAGTGTCTCCAAATACAAATCTACGTATGGCGTCAGCTGCTTATGATTCCCATATTGTTAGTCACCTTGACGGTGTTAATGCAGATGGCTCTCCAATATTAGGAGATGAAATTAGCCGTCGAGTTGTTGCTGACGGATCAGTACCTGATGCTGATCAGCTGTTTAACAATAAAGCAGGTTCAATGTATTCCGATGAATTTGCAATTGGTTATCAGCAGCAGGTAAGTGATGATTGGGCTGTTGGTATTCGTGGTGTTTATCGCGATCTTAAGCAATCGATTGAAGATGTATCGTTTAACTACGGTATGAACCAATGGATTTTAGATAACTATGATGCAAATACGTGGCATGCCGGGAATGGTGAAACAAGTGCTGAAGATTACTTTGTTGGTGGCTGGTTCCCAACCCTAACGAATCCAGGGATAGGAACAGAGATCTATTATGATGTTGATGGTGACGGAGTTAAAGAAACTGTCAATGTTAATGCGGATCAGATGGGATTCCCGGAAGCTGAACGTACTTATAAGGCAATTGAGCTGAACTTCAGCGGTAATGTAACAGAAGACTTTACACTAAATGGTTCTTATACCTGGTCCAAGAGTGAAGGTAATACTGAAGGTTTAGTTCGTTCGGATAACGAGCAGGCCGATCCAGGTTGGACTACGTCATTCGATTATCCTGAACTAATGGATAACGGTGATGGATACTTACCAAATGATCGTCGTCATAACTTTAAACTATACGGTGTTTATAACATTACTGATGATTTCAGTGTTGGTTTTAACTCATACCTACAATCAGGTCGACCAATTAACGCCTTTGGAATACATCCAGAAGATCAAGGCTACTGCGTGCAGGCTGTAGCAATCGATGGAACTTGTTATGGTCGAGATTGGTATGGAGCTTCATCCTTCTATGCTGACGGCGAAGCAGCACCACGTGGCAGCATGGGGCGTACTGACTGGATATATAACATTGATCTAAACATGTCATACACTATGGACTTTAATGAAGCTGGTCGCCTGAACTTCAAGTTGAATGTATATAATCTATTCAACTTCGATGGAGTTAAAGGTGTTGATGAGCAGTACGAGTTTGATAGTGGTGCGAAGAACCTTCGTTATGGCTACCCAGATAGTTTCCAGACTCCACGTTATGTTAGAGCATCTGTTCGTTATGACTTCTAATTTATAAGTTAGTCGCAAATACAAAAAGGCCGCAAATGCGGCTTTTTTTATTTTCATGTCTTGTCCTGAAATGTGTTTACACATTTAGGACTTTATAATGACTACACCAATACCAGCCCGCGTTAAGCGAACACAGCGAGATTATTCGTTAGGCTTTAAATTACAAGTTGTAGCTGCCGTAGAAAAAGGCGATATGACTTATAAACAAGCTCAAACAACCTATGGCATCCAAGGTCGCTCCACGGTACTTACTTGGCTTAGAAAGCACGGTAAGATGGACTGGACTCAACCAGTGAGAATGACTATGCCAAAAACAACTAAAGCTAAAGAAACCCCAGCTCAAAAGATTAAGCGCCTTGAAAAAGAGCTGGAAGATGAGCACTTACGTAATCTATTACTCAATGAAGCCGTTGATATTATTGATGCAGAATATGGAGCTGGCCTTAGAAAAAAGTACTTAGCCAGGGAGCGAGAAGTCTTCAAAAACAGAAAGTAACGAGCTTAAATCGCGCTTGTAAGCTTCTGGGTATAACAAGACAAGCTATCTATCAAAGAGAACGAAGAGCGAATTGTAGAGCAATGGAGTTAGCCCCTGTAAGAGCGATGATACTAGATATCCGTCGGTTTATGCCTCGGATTGGTGGCAAGAAACTCTACTTTTTACTTAAACCTAAGTTCATCGAGAAAGGGATTAAACTTGGGCGCGATAACTTCTTTAGTTACTTGAAAAGTGAAGGCTTGTTAGTCAAACCTAAGCGTAATTATACCAAGACGACTAACAGTAAACATTGGATGAAGAAACATCCAAATTTACTGAAAGAGTTAGTGCCAACAGCACCTGAAGAGGTGTTTGTTAGTGATATAACATATGTGCAATCAGAGCAAGGCATACATTATCTATCATTGGTAACTGACGCGTTCAGTCGTAAAATAATGGGATATGAATTAAGTAATGAAATGAAAGCTACAGACGTAGTCAAAGCGTTAGAAATGACGATAAGTAATCGGCAGTATCAACATCGAGCAGTGCATCACTCAGACAGAGGGTTACAGTATTGCTCTGCCGTTTATCAGTTAGCGTTGCAAAGAAGTGACATCCGCGCATCAATGACCGATGGATATGACTGCTACCAAAACGCACTAGCAGAACGTATAAATGGGATATTAAAGCAAGAGTTTCTATTATCTCCTTGCTGCAACCTTAATGAGTTAAAGCAACTCGTTGAGGAGTCAATTTTTATATACAATGAGCTGAGACCGCACTTAAGCTTGGGTATGAAAACACCTAATCAAGTGCATAAAAAAGACCAGCAGCAGAAGCTACTGGTCTAGTAAAAACCGTCAACCTATTTCAGGACGGGACATCATCCATTAATTACCGACAGTGAAAGCTGGGATCCTTTCTTTACATGCACCAGTGTTCTATAACTAAGAAAAGTGTTTTTTTATGCTTAGAAATATTTAGACACCTTTTATGCGTATTGCATTTTTAGTTAATAAATTGAGTACCAGTAATATTTATCTATGAAATAGCTTTTTTGAATATGAGTCTACACGCCACGCTCTCAGCGATTTATTAACAGCCTCCCTGAACCAACCCCATCTAAATCACGAGTGTTCAACTTGTCTTGTTGAATAAATACTCTTTTTATTGAAATAAAGTCAAAGCTGTCGCGGAAATGATATATTGCATACAAAATAAAGTGTGTGATACATATGTTGCCGCTTTGTTTTGTTGTTGTGGTTTGTTTGGTTTTGAATACGCCTCTTTAAGCAATAGCACTAATAAAAATTATATTCTTGGGAGATGGAAGATGAAGTTTAATAAAGTTGCTAAATTTATTAGCTTGGCGTGTGGTGGTGTAATGGCCCTCTCTGCGCCAGTCTATGCCGCGGAAACAGAGGAAGATAGTGTAGAGCGTATTGAGGTTACCGGTTCGCGTCTAAAGCGTGTTGATATGGAAGGTGCAACACCTGTAACAACGATTACTGCTGAAGATATGGCTGTCGCTGGTTTCTCTACAGTAGGTGATGCGTTACGTTCATCGACATTGAACTCATTCGGTTCATATGGTGGCACGGCAAACAATAGCTGGTCTTCACAAGCAACAATTCAGCTTAAAGGCGCAAGTGCGAGTGACACCTTAGTTTTGCTAGACGGTCAGCGTATGGCTAAATCACCTGTTCTTGGTGGTGCTGCAGCAAACATTAATACAATCCCAACGTCAGCTATTGAGCGTATCGAAATTCTATCTGATGGGGCATCAGCTATTTATGGTACTGATGCGGTAGCGGGTGTTGTAAACGTTATTTTGAAGAAAAGCTTCGAAGGTATCGAATTTAAAGCGCGTGCAGAAGAAACTGAAGCTGAAGGCGGTGATAACCACTCTTTCTCATTCACCGGTGGTTTAAATTCAGAAAATGGTAATCTTGTATTTACCATGGAGCACTACAAGAAAGATAAAATCTTGATGAGTGATCGCCCCTACACAGCTGCGCACGTGAGAGATGGCGAAGATCCAACTGATTTCCGTAGCTGGGTAGGCTTAAGTCAGACTGGTCGTACATTAGATATGGGACCAAATGGTGGTTGGGCATATCAAGCACCTTTTTCTAATACTGATCGTACATGTGCTGATGTTTATGGAGATAACTTCATAGGACCATTGTCTGACAGCAAGTATGCTGGTGAGACAGCATGTGCATACAACTATACCAATGCTGCTGCACTCGATGTTGATCGTGAAAGAACCAACACCTTGATCAACTATGGCTACGATATTACTGACGATATTAAGCTTACTGCTCGTGCTTACTGGGCTGCAAATAAAACCATTGACCAATCAGCACCCGTGCCTGGTTATATCTATTTTCCAGATGCAATGCCAGCTTATACAACAGCTGAAGGTTTAGATTTAGTTGCAACACCAGAAGATGCACGCATGCTATATCGTTATGATACAGCGGGTAACCGTGTGCGCGAAAACCATGACAACATGTATGACATTTTGATTGGTTTAGAAGGCACTACCGAATACGTAGATTGGGATTTTGCGGCAACTTATAACCGCTACGATAACTTCGTATGGGGTACCGGTTACGAATTAAAAGGAGCGTCAACAGATCTAGTCGGAGCATGGGATGATGCGACCAATTCGTTTGTCGGTTGGGATCCGCGTGATCCAAATTCTGTAGCGCCAAGTGGCGGTATGGCTAACTTCGATATGCGTCAAACAGCCTCTTATGCTGAGTTGAGTGGTGGTGCTGGTTTTGATCTGTTTGAACTGGATTCTGGTACTGCAGCAATGTACGTTGGTGCATCATACCGTGAAGAGTCGTTAGACTCTAAAGTAGATGCATTATCTGAAGCCGGTTTGATAAAAGGTGCAAGTGGTGGTTCTGGTGGTGAAGGCGAACGTGATATTAAAGCAATTTTTGCTGAGATGACCATTCCTCTACTTGATAACCTAGAGCTAAACTTAGCTGCACGTTACGATGATTACTCTGACTTTGGTGATACGTTTAACCCTCAGGTTTCTATCCGATATAACCTGTTTGAACCATTATTGCTTCGTGCATCTTGGGGAACTGGTTTTAAAGCACCAAGCTTATCGCAGTTAAACCAGACACCAAGTGAAGGTTGGAACGACATAACGAACTATATGCAATGTTATGAGGAAACGGGTGTTGTTGATGGTTGTACGATTGAAAATAGCATTCCAGTTTATGTTGATAAGAATGAAAACTTAGGTCCTGAAGAGTCTGAAAGCTATAACCTAGGTATGGTTTGGGATATCACAGATAACATCAACATGACTGTTGACTACTGGGTGCTTGATACTGACAACCTAATAGGTCAGATTGGCAATGATGAGCTAGTCTATACGCAAGCTAAACTCTGGGAAGCGGCCGACGCAATGGGCGTTGCACGTCCAGATATTTCAGTGGTTTACCCAGGGACTAGCATCTCTCAGAACAGTTCAGGTAAGCTAACAGAGATGGACAATGTGCTGCAAAACTTTGGTACTGCTGAGCGTGAAGGTATTGATACCAATATTGCTGCAACATTCGAAACTGGAGTGGGAGAGTTTAAACTTGGTCTCGCTTGGTCTCACTATATTAAGTATACCGATAGTGCGCCAATCGGTGGTGAACTAGTGGTATCTCGTAACTGGGCGGGTTCATCAGGAACACCTGATGATCGTGTAAGCTTTAGCACTAATTACATTTTTGCCGATGACCATAGCTTGTTCTATAAAGCTGATTACATTGATGGTCAAACAACGTATGACATCAATGATGATGGTTCAAAGTATGAGATAGATTCATTGATATATCATACTATTACATACTCATACATGATGCCTTGGAACAACTCTATCAGTATCGGTGTAAACAACCTAACTGATGAAGAGCCTGCATTTGAGCAAAATGGTGATTACAGTTCGAGCTTATATGACATTATGGGTCGCAGCTACTGGGTTTCATTCTCTCAAAGTTTCTAAGCTATGATTGATAAGTTTTAGTTGACCTACGAAAAAAGGCACTCAATGAGTGCCTTTTCTTTTTATATGACAGCTGACTACTTTAAAATGCCTAGTAAATCAGCTTCTAAAGACACTTCGGGTTTTTCAACAATACGTCCTATCTCTTTACCATCTTGCTCAACAATAAAGGTTGGGATACGACTGAACTCGTAATTAGCGGCTAAACCTTGTGGATCTTGTTTTTCTCTATCAACGCCTATATAAGTCACTTTAATGTTTGGATTATTAATTTCTTCGATAATACGAATGAACCTTGGGGTTTCGCGGTGACAGTCTGAGCACCATGTACCTATGATGACTATGACCTCTGTCGGCGTATCTATTTTTTGAAGCTGGCTAATCACAGACGCATCAGCGCTATAATTTGTATACTCATCGGTAAACCAGTCAAATTCATTAAGCTCTTGATGTGTTACTGCACCAGTTAAAATCACTTCTTGTTTCTCCTCAGAGCAAGTTGCTAGAAAGCCATCTTGTTTATCTTCAAATGCGCAGCCGCTACTCGCCATACTTTGACTACTGAAAAATAACAATGTGGTTGCGAGTAATGCTTTAACGTTGTTGTGCATGATAATACCTCAGCCAAGAAGAATAGGTTTTAGTTTATTCAAACACGTCCTAACAAATGGTTGAAGCTAACAATCGCCGCATTGTTATAGGGATCACTCTAAATCCAATAAATGCATCTTTAATGTAGGATTTAATGCTAAAGCCTTAAGAGTAAGTTAAGCCAGGCTGATTTAAAGCTTAATATAAAGGAAAGCCTATGACATGTACTCTACTTGTTGGGGGAGCGTAAGTTGAGCCTAGTGGAGAGAAGTGCCTCCTTCTATATAGCAGAGTTACGGGCTTACATTAATAACGTTATGCGCAGTAGTCTTGTAAGACATTTGACTATATAGCTATGTTTCTCATAGAGGACTAGCGACATATACTGATATAGAACTATGTGACTTGCTGTAAATAGGTAGTAGCATTGATATGTCGCTCTATTGCGATCTACTTTGAAGTGAAAAATGTGGAAGCTGTAGAAAATGAAGAGAGGCACTTAATCGAATGAATGATAATTTGAAAATTGTTTAGAATTCTTTGTGCATCTGCAAAATACTGTACTAGACTCATTATCCCAGCGCACAAATAGTGACCGCAAACGACGGTTTTGTGGATAACTCTGGGGGTATTTAGTGGGTATGGTGTGCTTATTTTATCTTTTTGAAAAAACGTCGTTTTTCTTTCAAAAAGCGCTTGCGCTCAGATCAAAACCCCCTATAATGCGCATCCACTGACACGGCACAGCAGGCCAATGGCTCTTAGCAAAAGCTAGGTAGCAAGGGACTTGCAGCGGTGTTAGAGAGATTAACTTCTACGGAAATTAACCTCAGGTGATAATCGCTTTAAGAGCTTCGGGTTTTGACTTCTGGTTAAGAAATCATCGCTTGAAAAACTTCTTAAAATAAGCGCTTGACGCCGACACTGGAGAGTGTAGAATACGCCTCCTCAAGCCAACGACCTAGCGTCTTAGGCTGCTAACTGAGAGATTCGTTCTCAATAGGATTAGCACCGCTCTTTAACAATATGACAAGCAAATCTGTGTGGACACTCACAGAGATTAAGTTATTCGAAATTGTCTCTCACGAGGCAATCAAAAATTGACTTAATGAATGAGTGTTCATAGCAATATGTAATACAGAATTCGTTGAGCCGCTGATTTAGCCTTACTTGTAAGGTGGAAGAAGCAAAAAAACTTTAATTGAAGAGTTTGATCATGGCTCAGATTGAACGCTGGCGGCAGGCCTAACACATGCAAGTCGAGCGGTAACACAAGGGAGCTTGCTCCTGAGGTGACGAGCGGCGGACGGGTGAGTAATGCCTAGGTATCTGCCCAGTCGAGGGGGATAACAGTTGGAAACGACTGCTAATACCGCATACGCCCTACGGGGGAAAGGAGGGGACCTTCGGGCCTTCCGCGATTGGATGAACCTAGGTGGGATTAGCTAGTTGGTGAGGTAATGGCTCACCAAGGCGACGATCCCTAGCTGGTCTGAGAGGATGATCAGCCACACTGGAACTGAGACACGGTCCAGACTCCTACGGGAGGCAGCAGTGGGGAATATTGCACAATGGGCGAAAGCCTGATGCAGCCATGCCGCGTGTGTGAAGAAGGCCTTCGGGTTGTAAAGCACTTTCAGCGAGGAGGAAAGCTCAAGCGTTAATAGCGTTTGGGTGTGACGTTACTCGCAGAAGAAGCACCGGCTAACTTCGTGCCAGCAGCCGCGGTAATACGAGGGGTGCAAGCGTTAATCGGAATTACTGGGCGTAAAGCGTACGCAGGCGGTTTGTTAAGCAAGATGTGAAAGCCCCGGGCTCAACCTGGGAACTGCATTTTGAACTGGCAAACTAGAGTCTTGTAGAGGGGGGTAGAATTTCAGGTGTAGCGGTGAAATGCGTAGAGATCTGAAGGAATACCGGTGGCGAAGGCGGCCTCCTGGACAAAGACTGACGCTCAGGTACGAAAGCGTGGGGAGCAAACAGGATTAGATACCCTGGTAG
Protein-coding sequences here:
- a CDS encoding Ppx/GppA phosphatase family protein; this translates as MKPPLYAAITLGSNSFNMLVAKTVAQQPKVIAKYKRKVRLAEGIQADGSLSEEVLLRGLDCLTMFAEMLRKEGISANNVAVIATATLRNISNSDDFCRRAFPILGHPIEIISGMREAELIYLGMVATTAGEGRRLVIDIGGASTEFIIGDGTKVLLKTSLPMGCVTFNESFFSNFPFQQLDFDDAKAKVKAVLGEQLSELKSLGWHCVVGASGSVQSVVELLNHRNLSAVVTLDVLLDLKQEILAQNSVSMQAIPGLNHERAPTFTAGISILLALFELLEIEKLHLSGGALREGVLQTLACNI
- a CDS encoding TonB-dependent receptor, whose product is MSGSNALKRYRPQKTLAALAVGSVLFLSAPAAMAADGLGVMQGHITTESGSNLSNAKVIIKHESKGIVRETTTGANGSFSLKGLPIGKYTVSISKDGYYKVSEQHIAVTIGNALTFDVALDLEDSGVERIAVSGARISRVDTSSTTTSQVISMSELNQLPVELDSTAIALLTPGSVAGDDGFGGVAIGGSSVAENGYYLNGLNITDLRKGMGDIDLPWEAIAQTEVQTGGVSAEYGRFIGGVVSLVSKSGDNEWKFGAKAEIAPDSLAEPTLRMKDDGTIEEAKEGYWQETEYNIWASGALIEDKLFFYGLWNPFEEDVTAYDENQISDKEWKTNRWFTKVDWFIHEDHSIGVMAFSNEGDYEKTEFQRADDGGRGDEIGLTETTYGGIGWNALYTGYLTDDITLSAMYGEITQSTKDNSGTLDQSTYWDLRSGTWERLGDWVGYGSSETEDKRITYRIDLDWVIGDHTLRAGYDYERLEIADIYTPHGEGWYEYFAAGADNAYGLAEGTEYADLRIWGKNSETENVHTALYVSDTWAVTDTVTINAGVRYSEFSNTTGSGDKYVDLDGQFAPRLGATWDVLGDGASKLYASYGRYFQPVSPNTNLRMASAAYDSHIVSHLDGVNADGSPILGDEISRRVVADGSVPDADQLFNNKAGSMYSDEFAIGYQQQVSDDWAVGIRGVYRDLKQSIEDVSFNYGMNQWILDNYDANTWHAGNGETSAEDYFVGGWFPTLTNPGIGTEIYYDVDGDGVKETVNVNADQMGFPEAERTYKAIELNFSGNVTEDFTLNGSYTWSKSEGNTEGLVRSDNEQADPGWTTSFDYPELMDNGDGYLPNDRRHNFKLYGVYNITDDFSVGFNSYLQSGRPINAFGIHPEDQGYCVQAVAIDGTCYGRDWYGASSFYADGEAAPRGSMGRTDWIYNIDLNMSYTMDFNEAGRLNFKLNVYNLFNFDGVKGVDEQYEFDSGAKNLRYGYPDSFQTPRYVRASVRYDF
- a CDS encoding IS3-like element ISSpe1 family transposase (programmed frameshift); its protein translation is MTTPIPARVKRTQRDYSLGFKLQVVAAVEKGDMTYKQAQTTYGIQGRSTVLTWLRKHGKMDWTQPVRMTMPKTTKAKETPAQKIKRLEKELEDEHLRNLLLNEAVDIIDAEYGAGLRKKLLSQGARSLQKQKVTSLNRACKLLGITRQAIYQRERRANCRAMELAPVRAMILDIRRFMPRIGGKKLYFLLKPKFIEKGIKLGRDNFFSYLKSEGLLVKPKRNYTKTTNSKHWMKKHPNLLKELVPTAPEEVFVSDITYVQSEQGIHYLSLVTDAFSRKIMGYELSNEMKATDVVKALEMTISNRQYQHRAVHHSDRGLQYCSAVYQLALQRSDIRASMTDGYDCYQNALAERINGILKQEFLLSPCCNLNELKQLVEESIFIYNELRPHLSLGMKTPNQVHKKDQQQKLLV
- a CDS encoding TonB-dependent receptor, which gives rise to MKFNKVAKFISLACGGVMALSAPVYAAETEEDSVERIEVTGSRLKRVDMEGATPVTTITAEDMAVAGFSTVGDALRSSTLNSFGSYGGTANNSWSSQATIQLKGASASDTLVLLDGQRMAKSPVLGGAAANINTIPTSAIERIEILSDGASAIYGTDAVAGVVNVILKKSFEGIEFKARAEETEAEGGDNHSFSFTGGLNSENGNLVFTMEHYKKDKILMSDRPYTAAHVRDGEDPTDFRSWVGLSQTGRTLDMGPNGGWAYQAPFSNTDRTCADVYGDNFIGPLSDSKYAGETACAYNYTNAAALDVDRERTNTLINYGYDITDDIKLTARAYWAANKTIDQSAPVPGYIYFPDAMPAYTTAEGLDLVATPEDARMLYRYDTAGNRVRENHDNMYDILIGLEGTTEYVDWDFAATYNRYDNFVWGTGYELKGASTDLVGAWDDATNSFVGWDPRDPNSVAPSGGMANFDMRQTASYAELSGGAGFDLFELDSGTAAMYVGASYREESLDSKVDALSEAGLIKGASGGSGGEGERDIKAIFAEMTIPLLDNLELNLAARYDDYSDFGDTFNPQVSIRYNLFEPLLLRASWGTGFKAPSLSQLNQTPSEGWNDITNYMQCYEETGVVDGCTIENSIPVYVDKNENLGPEESESYNLGMVWDITDNINMTVDYWVLDTDNLIGQIGNDELVYTQAKLWEAADAMGVARPDISVVYPGTSISQNSSGKLTEMDNVLQNFGTAEREGIDTNIAATFETGVGEFKLGLAWSHYIKYTDSAPIGGELVVSRNWAGSSGTPDDRVSFSTNYIFADDHSLFYKADYIDGQTTYDINDDGSKYEIDSLIYHTITYSYMMPWNNSISIGVNNLTDEEPAFEQNGDYSSSLYDIMGRSYWVSFSQSF
- a CDS encoding thioredoxin family protein, with the protein product MHNNVKALLATTLLFFSSQSMASSGCAFEDKQDGFLATCSEEKQEVILTGAVTHQELNEFDWFTDEYTNYSADASVISQLQKIDTPTEVIVIIGTWCSDCHRETPRFIRIIEEINNPNIKVTYIGVDREKQDPQGLAANYEFSRIPTFIVEQDGKEIGRIVEKPEVSLEADLLGILK